GAAATACCAACAGGCATATGACCTGACTACCCAGATCATCAATGGCGCCGTAGGTACATATGCACTGGTAAGCGACTATAGCAAAATCTGGCGCGAAGTAGGTGAAAATAGCTCTGAGTCACTGTTCGAAGTACAGGCTAAATCCGGTAGTCCTACCGCTGGTGTACAACAATATACTGTGACACAGTCTATCCGCGGTGGTACCTTTGCTGGTGTAACTACAGTTGTAACCGGTTGGGGTTTCAATACACCTAGTGAAGACCTGGACAATTCATATGAAACAGGTGACCTGCGTAAGAAAGCAACCATCATCCACGTGGGTGATACCCTGTTCGATGGTGTAATTCTGACAAGCGCAGTAAACGAGCGTTATAACTATAAAGCATATGTAAGCGCTACACAGGAAACATATAGTGGCGATGCGGATCTGACTAACAAGAACGTGCGTATTCTGCGTATGGGTGAGATCTACCTGATCCATGCAGAAGCTGCAAATGAACTGGGTAATACTGCTACAGCCATCACTGATATTGATAAGATCCGTACCCGTGCTGGTCTGGCAGGTACTACTGCTGCTACTCAGAGCGATCTGCGTACAGCTATCTGGAATGAAAGAAGATGGGAACTGGCCATGGAACATGACCGTTTCTTCGATCTGATCAGACAAGGTCGTGCAGGTACCGTGCTGCGGGCATTGGGTAAGAGCTTCGTAGATGGTAAGAACGAAGTATTCCCGATTCCTCAATCTGAAATCAGCGCCAGCGGTGGTGCATTGAAACAGAACAGCGGATACTAATGAAAAAATTATTAGTGGCTACCTACAGCTTACTCCTGCTCTGGACGGCTGTCAGTTGTAAAAAAGAGCAAAACGTTACGGAGTCCCCCACGGACTCCGTAACTACTTCTATACCAGACCTCACCATCATAAATGAGGTGCAGAAAGCCAGCTTTGGGTACTTTTGGGATGGAGCGCATGCCAGCTCCGGAATGGCTTTAGAGCGCAGCAGTAGCGGAGATGTAGTGACTACCGGTGGTACCGGTTTCGGTATCGCAGGTATCGTAACAGCTACTTCCAGGGGATGGATCTCCCGTACTGATGCAGTCAACCGATTACGTACCATCTGCACTTTTCTGGGAGCTGCGGATCGTTTCCATGGTGCCTGGCCACATTGGCTGAATGGTGCTACGGGCAGGGTGCAGCCTTTCAGTACTTATGATAACGGTGGAGACCTGGTAGAAACGGCATTTTTAGTAAACGGGCTCCTCATTGCCCGCGCTTACTTTACAGGTTCAGATACGGCAGAGACCAATCTCCGGAACACCATCACCACCCTCTGGGAAGGTGTGGAGTGGAACTGGTACGCCAGCAGGGGAGATAATAAACTCTACTGGCACTGGAGTCCGGATTATGACTGGACCATCAACATGCCTATCGCAGGTTGGGATGAGGCGCTCATCACCTATGTGCTCGCAGTTGCTTCACCTACACATCCAATTGACGTTAGCGTTTATAATAACACCTGGATCACTTCCGGCTTTGGCGTACAAAATTCTTATCAGGGTTACACCGTCTCAATTTCAAGTAATAACTACATCGGCCCATTGTTTTTCTCTCATTATTCCTTCATTGGATTAGATCCCCGTCAGCTGGAAGATATCTATACGAATTACTGGCAGCAGGTGGTAAAGCATGTGATGATCAACCGATCTTATTGCATCTATAACGCCCCTTCTACCTACGGTTATAGTGCTACCTTATGGGGATTGACTGCGAGTGACGGACCTGATGGCTACAATGCTTTTCAGCCCACCAGCGACAATGGTACGATAGCACCTACAGCAGCCTTATCTTCCATTGCGTACACTCCTTACTATTCACTGCAGGTGATGCGGAATCTGTATGAAAACAAGAAAGCCCTGTATGGCAAGCATGGTTTTTACGATGCATTGAATGTAAGCAGGAGCTGGATGGACAATGAATACCTGGCCATCGATCAGGGACCCATCGTCGCCATGATAGAAAACTATCGCAGCGGTCTGTTGTGGAACCTGTTTATGAATATCGCTGAGGTAAAGACTTCACTGACACAACTAGGATTTCATGCACCCGTGCGCAGTACAGGGTTTTACCTGTCTGTTCCCGAAGTAGAAAACAAAGTGGTAGATTTGGTAAAACATCCGGATACAGATACTTACCAGTTGGATGTATACATGACCACTGCAGGTACCTTTACACTTGAAAAAACAGATGGTACCGTAGTGAGCACTACTTCGCTCAATGCGGGTAGTACATCCGTTACATTCAATATCCCGGTAGGAAAATATACAGCACGATTAAAAGGTAGTTCAGATAATATTACACAGGTAGTTCAACTTCACTAACATGAGAACATTACTATTTGCAGGGTTGATCGCGCTGGTGGCAAATACAGGTTGTCATCAGGCAAACAAATCCGCTTCAAAAGACACATTGGTAGATACAACATTGACTACCGATTCTATTTTCAACTTAGTAGAGAAGCAAACTTTCGAGTACTTCTGGGATGGGGCAGAACCGCATAGCGGACTGGCCAGAGAACGCTATCATGTGGATGGCGACTATCCTGAGCATGATCAGAATGTGGTGACCACAGGTGGTTCCGGATTCGGTATCATGTCGATACTGGTGGGTATTGAAAGAGGATACATTACCCGTCAGCAAGGGTTTGAACGTTTATCGCATATTGCTGATTTCCTGGAAAAGGCAGACCGTTTTCATGGTGCATGGCCTCACTGGATGTATGGCGAGACTGGTAAGGTAAAGCCTTTCGGGCAGAAAGATAATGGAGGAGACCTGGTGGAAACAGCTTTTATGATGCAGGGGCTGCTCTGCGTAAGACAGTATTTTGCCAATGGTAATGAGCAGGAAAAAGCACTGTCTGCAAAGATCAATAAAATGTGGGAGGAGGTAGAGTGGAGCTGGTATCGTAATGGTAAAAATATACTCTACTGGCATTGGTCACCCACCTATGAATGGCAGATGAATTTTGCTGTGACTGGGTATAATGAATGTCTGATCATGTATGTGCTGGCAGCATCTTCCCCTACCTATGGAATTCCTGCAGAGGTGTATCATGAAGGATGGGCAAAAGGTGGTAAGATCAGGGATAGTGTAAATGCATATGGATATACACTGAAGCTGCATCATAACTATGCACGTGAATTAGGTGGTCCGTTGTTCTGGGCGCATTATTCTTATTTAGGCCTGGATCCACATGGACTGAAAGATAAATATGCTGATTACTGGGAGCATAATGTAAATCAGGTATTGATCGACAGAGCATGGTGTATTGAAAATCCAAAACATTTCAAGGGGTATGGTCCTGATAGCTGGGGATTGACTGCTAGTTATTCTGTGAGTGGCTACGCGGCACATGCACCCGGTAAGGAGACTGACTTAGGTGTGATTTCTCCTACAGCAGCATTGTCTTCTATGCCGTATACACCAGAGTATTCCAAACAGGCAATGGTACATTGGTATAAGAATTATGAAGGTAAGCTGTTTGGGAAGTATGGTTTTTATGATGCATTCAGCGAGACTGATAACTGGTATCCGCAGAAGTATCTTGCTATAGACCAGGGTCCGGAAGTGGTGATGATGGAGAATTACAGGAGTGCGTTGTTGTGGAAGTTGTTTATGAGCTGCCCTGAAGTGCAGGGTGGGTTGAAGAAACTTGGTTTCGAGAGTCCATATATTAAATAGACAAAATGGCCGGCCGAAAGGCCGGCCATTTTGTCTATTTAATTGAAAATTCATTTTCGCATCAACATACACGCCCCATCACCCCTGCTTTATCCCCTAACTGAGACAACCTTAACTTCGTATCATTATTCCCCCAACTCAAACTAAACTAAACTTCTTTATCGCGCTCTTCACCGGCAGGTACAAACTATCACCTGTCGCCGCTATACTGATGGGAATAAAATGGCGTCCAGAATATGGTGGGATGCGGCACAGTAACCCGTTCTGCCACACATCACACAGATTACGAATAGTAAATAAAAAGTATTATACTTATAGCCTATCGTTAATTTGTTAAGCAATTCAATTTAAATTATGACTACAGCACGATTGTTAGATTTTAGGTTAAGGTTGCTCTTATCAAGGAGTGGACTAATTCTTTTCTTTGTCCTGATAATGGTTCGTACCTATGCTAGTGATGGAAGAATCAAAATCATCCCCGAGCCAGTAAAAGTGACGGAACAAAGTGGAGAATTTACACTGGATAATGGAACTGTATTATCCCTCTCTGATAGCAAATTAAAGGAAACAGCAGATTGGTTCACTACCAAACTGAAAGCCAGTACAGGTTATGAACTGAAACACAGTAATAGCGGAAAGAAACGTATTCGTCTTGAGCTGAATGCAAAAGCGGACGATGCGATTGGCGAAGAAGGCTATACCCTGAAGGTAACACCTTCCGAAGTAGTGCTGAAAGCTAATACCACCTCCGGCATCTTCTACGGTTTACAGACTATCCTGCAACTGTTGCCTCCCGATATCGAAAGCCAGTCAGTAAAGAATGTAGCCTGGACAATGCCATGTGCCGATATTCTCGACTATCCCCGTTTTGGATGGAGAGGATTGATGCTGGACGTATCCCGTCACTTCTTTACCAAGGAAGAAGTAAAGCAGTTCATGGACGAGATGATCCGCTATAAATACAATACCCTGCACCTGCACCTTGCGGATGATGAGGGATGGCGTATAGAGATCAAGAGTCTGCCCGAACTGACCAGGGTCGGCGCGTGGAGAGTACCGCGCACGGGTCGCTGGGGTAAACTGCCAGCAGACCTGGCCAATGAGAAAGCGACTGATGGCGGTTTCTATACACAGGAAGACATCAGGGAACTGCTGAAATATGCAGCTGCCAGAGGTATCACTATCTTACCTGAAATAGATGTACCGGCACATAGCCTGGCTATGATCGCATCTTATCCTAATCTCTCCTGCACACAACTGCCTTACAAAGTAAATGCAGGCCGTGAGTTCTATACCCGCGAAGACAATGTACTTTGCGTAGGCAACGACAGCATCTTCACTGTATTAGACAAGGTATTCACTGAACTCGCTGCATTATTCCCATCCAAATACATTCACGTAGGCGGAGACGAAGCATATAAAGGTTTCTGGAAAACCTGCCCTAAATGTAAGGCCAGGATGGAACATGAGCACCTGAAAGATGTAGACGAACTGCAGAGCTATTTCGTTAAGAGAATGGAGACCATGCTCAAAGCAAAGGGTAAAAAGATGATCGGCTGGGACGAGATCCTGGAAGGTGGTCTGGCGCCTGAAGCAACCGTGATGAGCTGGAGAGGCATGAGTGGTGGGATCACCGCTGCCAAAATGAATCACCATGTAGTAATGACGCCATGGGACTTTGTATACCTGGATCTGTATCAGGGTGAGCAGTCAGCAGAGCCACCAACCTATGGTATGTGCCGCCTGTCTGATTCTTACAACTATGATCCCGTACCTGACAGCGTAGATGAAAAATACATACTGGGTGGCCAGGGCAACCTCTGGACAGAATCAGTACCTGTGTTCCGCCATGTAGAATACATGACATGGCCGCGTTCCATAGCGCTCTCCGAAGTATACTGGAGCCCTAAGGCAAAAAGGAACTGGGATGACTTCATCCCAAGACTGGAAGATAACTTCAAAAGACTGGATGCCGCGGATATCAAGTATGCCCGCAGCGTATACAATGTGATCTTCAGGCCGGTGAGAATTAATCGTTACGATTATGAAATCAACCTGGCTACTGAAATCAAAGGACTGGATCTGTATTACAGCTTTGATAATACCAACCCTGATGCTCATTATCCAAAATATACGGGTCAGCCCCTCAGGTGGCCTGTAGGTGCCAATATCCTGAAAGTGATCACCTATCGCAACGGCAAGCCGGTAGGCGCACAGGTAGATATTACCAAAGAAGACCTGGCGAAGCGGCTGGATGAGAAACGTCACGTATATTAATGTAAGGCACGACATCCGATGTGTAATGGAACAGGCCAATCGGCCGTAAATCTGTCTCGCTGAAAGGAAACTTATGTTAAGGACCTTTTCACCTCCCAGGGCAAGAGTTGTACTGCTATCAACTATTAAATCAAAAAATCAGGGTGATGCCGTAGGCGTCACCCTGATTTTTTGTATAATTTTCCATCCCCCCACCAATTATTCCATCCCCCAAAATGTCAATTATTCCATGCAAAAGTACTATTCTACATTTTTTATTATCTAGTGCCCCTCTAACTTAGCCTTACTGATACAATAGCACATTTTCTGACTGTAATCAAGCGCCGGGGGATAAAAATTCCAGATCATCTAAATTCCAATATCGACCAAAATGTAGCATTCCACAAAATGCCCTGAAATATCGTTGTTATGAAAATACTCTTCCGAAGATCCCTTGTCTTTGGTATGGGATTCCTTTTGCTCGCCATCACCGCCTGCAGAAAAAAGGAGTTCGATGCCTACTATGGACGTCCCGATTGGTTGGCACAGCCAATATACCAGCAACTTGAAGCCCGCAAAAACTTCACCCATTTACTTGCTACCATCGACAAAGCAGGCTACAAAGACATTCTAGGCAAAGCCGGTTACTGGACCTTTTTTGCACCTACTGATTCCGCTTTTGAAAATTACTTCAAAGCCAATGGCCTTAGTGGCGACGACGCTATCGACTCTGCACACGCCAGAAGGATCGTGGCCTACGAGCTGGTATATAATGCGTATAGAAAAGAACAGCTGGTAGACCAACAGACAAGCGCAGGGCCGGATACCAACCAGGCCTTTAAGCGCAAAACCGCTTATTACGACTGGGTATATGCTGAAAATGGCCGGCTACTCATCGCTGCCAATAGAAATGGTACTTACGCTACCAATGATAATAATAACAAGAACATTCCTTACTTCATAGATGGATTCCTGTCGCAAAATGGACTTAGTGCTGCTGACTATAATTACTTCTATCCCGGTGCTGCTTATAGTGGCTTCAATGTAACAGATGCAAAAGTATTGGAAGCCGATATCCCCGCTGAAAACGGCATTATCCACACCATTGATAAAGTCATCACCCCGCTGGACAACCTGGAAAGGTACCTCGCTTCAAATCCCAACTACAGTGAGTTTCGCAATCTGTTGGAAAAGCTCGTTACCTATCAGTCCAATGCCGATATCACACATCGTAATATGGTGCTGACCGGCGATGCAGATTCTGTATTTGTAAAAGTATATAGTGCGGCCCTGGCATTCTCACCCAACAATGAGAACTACCTGGCTTCCGGCACCGATGCCCAGAAGTCAGGCTGGACGCTCGTTGTACCAACCAATGATGTGCTCATTCCTTACGAAAAAAAGATCCTGGAATACTACCAGACTTTTGAAGCAGCACCCCCTTCCGTACTCACGAACCTGCTGAATGCACACATGTGGCAGACAGCCGTATGGCCAAATAAAATGAGTCATACCACGAATAGTCAGCAGGAGGTTCCCACCTTCACACAATCGAATATAGTGGACAAAAAGGTATTAAGTAATGGGTTCTTTTATGGTATTAATACCGTGCAGGATGCCAATGTATTCAGAACGATTTATAGCAAGGCCTTCCTCGATCCGAACTATTCACTCATGACCCGCGCACTGGATGCTGACCTGAAATATTCCATCATCAACCCCAGCATCAGTTATACTATGTTCATGATGCCGGACAATCTGTTGCGCGCCGCCGGATACGATTGGAGCTCTGAAAGAAATGACTGGTCTTACCTCGCACCCGGTAGTAGTATCCAATATGGTTCCGGTGCCATGGACAGGGTCTACCGCATACTACAAACCTCCCTTCTCACCACCAATAATGGTGAAATGGACGACCTATCCGGTGAAGGTATCATGGAAGCATGGAATGGTGAATACATCAAATATAAAAACAACACCGTATGGGCCAGCGGTAATGCAGATGCCGGCACCGTATTGCATATCAACAGCATCGGCAAAGCCGCCAACGGACAAGTCTTTTACACAGATGGGCTGCTTACTTTCACTGAGAACACCATCGGTTACCACCTGGAAAAACTCGCTACCAACGATCCTGCTGGCTTCAACAGTTTCTTCCAGTACCTGAAGAATTCTACGCTGTGGACCGCCGCCACCAGGGATATCGTTGGCACAGTACCCGGTACCAGCTACACCATTTTTGTACCTGTGAACAGTGCTATTACTCAGGCGGTGCAGGATGGGGTATTACCAGGTGATAAAACCACCGGCACACCTAATTATACCCCCACTACCGATGCGGATAAAGACAAGGTGGTCCGGTTTATCAACTTCCACATCCTGAACCGCAACACAGTAGTACCTGATGGTAAAAAGGAAGGCGCTTTTGAAACATTGATGAAGACCAGCGACGGCGACCTCTCTTTCATATTTATCAACAGTCAGCATCCCAATAGTATGGAGCTCAGAGATTCATACAATGATATTGCCTACCTGGATTACACACGTAGCAACAACCTATCTGCCCGTACTGTCATCCACGCCATTACCCACTACCTCAGAGGAAAATAAAAACTGTTATGAACAAACTGCTGTTTATCATCTGTCTTTCATACAGCGTTGCACTGTTCGCCCGCCAGGAACAGTTACCACAAAAGAAAACGATCCGTGGCAAGGTAACAGATGCCACTACCCACCTGCCTGTGATTGGCGCCTCAGTGGTAGAGCTGGACAAGGATAAGCGTACGGTAACAGGCGTAGCCACCGATATAGATGGCAATTTCGCTATTCGTGTCGCCGATCTGCAACACCAGCTCTCCGTATCTTTTATCAGCTATAAAACCATCATACAGGGCATTAATGGGCGTAATACTATCAACGTACAGCTACAACCCAATACCCGTGATCTGAACGAATTCAATGTCGTAGCCCGGCAAACGGTGAACAATGGTACTGGTATGAATATCGAAGCGCGCAACTCTACGCTGGCCACTGCCACCATTCAGGCAAAGGAACTGGAAGAACTCTCCGCTGCCTCTATCGATCAGGCATTGCAGGGAAGACTGCCCGGTGTGGATATCGGTACCACCTCCGGCGACCCCGGTGCTGGTATGTCTATCCGTATTCGTGGTACAGCTTCTATCAATGGTTCTGCGAATCCACTGATCGTATTGGATGGAATGCCTTATGATACAGAAGTACCTTCTGATTTTAACTTTGGTAGTGCTGATGAACAGGGGTATGCACAATTGCTCAACATTGCCCCCTCTGATATAAAAGAGATCACTGTATTGAAAGATGCTGCTGCAACGGCTGTATGGGGCTCCCGCGCGGCGAATGGTGTACTGATCATCACGACTAAAAGAGGTATGGTAGGCAGACCTGCCATCACGTATAATTTTAAAGGTACCTTTGGTAAGCAACCCCGCAATATTCCGCTCCTGAATGGCGATCAGTATTCTACCCTCATACCTGAAGAAATTGCTAACACCAATGGGCTGCCACTGAACATCAATGTGAATAAAGAATTTCTCTACGATCCATCCGATCCATACTGGTATTACAATTATAGCAACAATACGGATTGGGTAAAGGCCATCACCCGTATCGGCTATTCACAGGATCATAATATTTCTATGACCGGCGGTGGTGAAAAGGCCCGTTACTACGCATCCATCGGCTACTTCGACCAGAAAGGAACCACGAAAGGTACAGCGTTGACAAGGATCACATCTAAAATTAACCTGGACTACAACGTATCCAATCGTATTCGTTTCCGTTCAGACATTACCTACACACATGTGGATAATCACCTGAATTATGTTCCTGACAAAGATTACCAGGTACGCGGTATCGCTTATACCAGGATGCCGAATATGGCCATCTATGAATATGATGAATATGGCAATGTAACACCCAATTACCTGTCACCTGCTTCCAACATACAAGGCTACTATTACACTACCTACAACCCGGTAGCGATGGTTATGGAAAGCCTTTACCGACAACAGGGCGAACGTATCACACCGAAGTTCAACATCCAGTATGATATCGTCCCATCTGTGCTCACATCTACTTTCGATGTTCAGTTCGATATTAACAATACCAAAGCACAGACCTTCCTGCCACAGGTAGCTACCGGCCGCCCGGTTACTGAAACTGTGGTAAACAGGGCAGGGGATAGTGATGGGGATATCTTCGATGTCTATACAAAAACGAACCTTATTTATACTCCAAAAACGAATACGCAGAAACACCAGCTGCAGGCACTGTTATCGCTGCAAACAGAAGACAGAAGTTATGTTACGCACAATGTGCTTACCTCCAATACCGCTTCTTCCAATTTTCAGGATCCATCCAATCCCAGCCGTACGGCAAATTCTGATCTGGACCTGGAATCTACTTCAGGCAGAACAAGAAGCGTAGGATTGCTATTACAAGGGCAGTACGGCTTACTGGACAGGTATATCATCAATGCAGGTGTAAGAGGCGATGGTAACTCCCGTTTTGGTCCTGATTACCGTTATGGTTTATTCCCTTCTGTATCTGTGCGCTGGCGTACCTCCGGTGAGAAATTTATGCGGAAGTATAAGTTCATAGACGACCTCAGTTTCAGGGCATCCTACGGACAGAGTGGCGCCGCCCCTCCTGACAAAGCCGTGTGGAATTACTTCAATACCTACCAGCCTTATTCATATACTTATTTAGGCATGTCGGGAGTATACCCCTCCAATATGGAACTCACCAGCCTGAAATGGCAGACAGTCGTTGGTACAAACCTGGGCTTTAACCTGTGGGTACTGAAAAACAGGATCCGTATTGATGTGGAAGCTTACCGTAACCGCACCAAAGATATGTTCTACGAAAATCTGCAGATACCTACCTATTCTGGTTTTTCAACAGTAGCAATGAATGTGGGTACTATGGATAACCAGGGTTGGGAAGTACTGTTAAATACCATTCCTTACCGAAGTAAGAACTGGACGATCGGATTCGATCTGAACATTGCCCGCAATGTGAATGTTGTGCGAAAAATATCTGAGTTCTTCCCAAGAGAAAACAGTGTGGCTATCAATCAGAATGGTGTGTATAAAACATATCTGCAAATAGGGAATCCATTTGGTTCCTACTATGGATTCCGCTACAAAGGCGTGTACAAAGACAAAGATGCGACCATCGTGAGAGACGCGAATGGAAAAAAGATCGACGGCGTCAATGGGCAAACACTCTACATGCGTTTCAACTACCCCGGTACTGATTACGTATTCCAACCCGGCGATGCGATGTATGAAGACATCAACCACGATGGTAATATCGACAACAAAGACATTGTATACCTTGGTAATGGCATCCCAAAAGTAACCGGAGGTTTTGGTCCGAATATCACCTTCAAAGGCAACCTGAAACTCACCGCCTACTTCGTTTACCGGGTAGGCTACCAACTGGTGAACAGGGCGGATATGATCACCAGCAACATGTATGGTTATGACAACCAAAGTACCGTTGTCCTCAAGCGCTGGCGCAACCCGGGAGATGAAACCAACGTACCCAGGGCACTCTACAGGTCAGGTTACAACTGGTTAGGTTCTGACAGGTATGTGCAGGATGCATCTTTCATCAGGTTGCAATCACTGACCCTTCGCTACAATTTTACCAAAAAAGTACTGGACAAACTGAATATACGCAACGCGAGTTTCTACATCACGGTGGAAAACCTCGCTACCTGGACAAAGTACAAAGGCCAGAACCCGGATGTAGCCATGAAGGGAGACAACGATCCATTCGCTTACCCGGTGGACAATGCACTCACGCCACCTGCCAGGAATTTCCTGATGGGTATTAGTGCCAGTTTTTAAAAATATAACTATGAAAAAATATATTCTGATAGTCGCCCTGTTGCTCACCTCATCCTGCGGTAAATGGCTGGATGTAAAACCACAGGACGGCATCATCCGCGACAACTACTGGCAAAATAAGGAGCAGCTAAAAGCCGCTGTCATAGGTTGTTATTCCTCTTTGCTCAACAATGGACTGGTGTCAGAACTCTTTGTATGGGGAGAACTACGTGCCGATATGGTCAGCAGTACACTCAATACTGCTGTAGATGAAATAAATATTATGCAGGCTAATATCCTGGCTACAAACAGCTACACCAGCTGGGCATATGTATACAGCACTATCAATTACTGCAATACCGTGATCGACTATGCAGCCAAAGTAATGGAGACAGACAAGACACTCACACAGGAAGCGCTGGATGGTTATCTTGCCGAAGCACATGGTTTGCGGGCTCTCATGTACTTCTACCTCCTGCGCACCTTTGGCGAGGTCCCTTTACAACTCAAAGCTACCGATAGTGACAATAGCCTGGATCAATTGGAAAAAAGCACACAGGACAAGGTGTATGCACAGATCGTTGCAGACCTCACCTTTGCAGAAACCCACGCACTGGAAACCTACGGCAGTACCGCACAGGATAAAGGCCGTCTTACAAAATATGGTATCTACGCACTGGAAGCCGATGTATACCTGTGGAATGAAAAGTACGATGACTGTATTGCTGCCTGTGACAAAGTGATCAACTCCGGCCGCTATGGATTGATGGATGGCAGTGTACAATCTCAATGGTTCAACAATGTATTTTATATAGGTAACTCTGCCGAGAGCATTTTTGAATTCCAGTTTGACCAGCAGCAGCTGAATCCTTTCTATTCCATGTTTATAGTGGCTACCAATCGTTTCGTCGGCTCCGCAAGAGTAATGGATGAAGTCTATGGCGTAGACCTTACCGATGCGACTAAAAAAGACATTCGGGGAGATGGTGGTAGCATCCGGGCAACTGACCAGATGATCTGGAAGTTTGCCGGCGCCACAGGTGGTACGACTTCAGTTGCCAGAACCGCTGCAGACTCCTGGGCACACTGGTTTGTATACCGCTATTCCGACATCCTGCTGCTCAAAGCAGAAGCACTGGCTTGGATAGAAAGAGGGCAGGAGGCACTGGACCTGGTGACCACCATCCGTACCCGGGCAGGTGCTATAGATGGTACCTCAGAATCACCTGATCCCGGTTCTGCAATAGACGTATCCAATTATATACTGAATGAAAGAGCCCGTGAGTTTGCCTTCGAAGGCAAGCGCTGGTATGACATACTGCGCCATGCAAAGCGCAATAACTACGCGCATCTGGAAATCATGCTCGATATGGTTGCCATGACGGCTCCAGGCAGTATGCAACAGTCCATTATCAATAAATACAAAGATGTACGAAGCCACTATTTACCCATCAACCAGTATGAGTTACAAGCTGACAAAAAACTGGTACAAAACCCGTACTATCAATGAAAGCGTTCTATATTATCTTAATTCTTGTTATTGCTGGTTGTAAAAAGGCGCCCATCATTTCGCAAACCTCAGATGAAGTGACCATCATCGGTTACCTGGAAAACTATCCTGACCAGTTCTCCGAATTTCAGAAGATCCTCAACATCACCGGCAATGAAGGATTTCTGGGGGTATACGGTACGTACACGGTCTTTGTTCCTAACAACGATGCGGTGGCATCGTTCCTGAAAAGTACAGGACATTCCACCCTGGAATCAATGGATGTGCAAAAGCTAAAGGACATTGTGAAGTTTTGTATCATACAGGATACCATCAATACCACTTCTTTCTCTGATGGTAAGTTGTCAAAGCTCACCATGTTTGGACAATACCTCATCACAGGTGCGGCAAATGTGAGTGGTGAAACCAGGATCACGGTGAACAGACAGGC
This Chitinophaga sancti DNA region includes the following protein-coding sequences:
- a CDS encoding RagB/SusD family nutrient uptake outer membrane protein, translating into MKKYILIVALLLTSSCGKWLDVKPQDGIIRDNYWQNKEQLKAAVIGCYSSLLNNGLVSELFVWGELRADMVSSTLNTAVDEINIMQANILATNSYTSWAYVYSTINYCNTVIDYAAKVMETDKTLTQEALDGYLAEAHGLRALMYFYLLRTFGEVPLQLKATDSDNSLDQLEKSTQDKVYAQIVADLTFAETHALETYGSTAQDKGRLTKYGIYALEADVYLWNEKYDDCIAACDKVINSGRYGLMDGSVQSQWFNNVFYIGNSAESIFEFQFDQQQLNPFYSMFIVATNRFVGSARVMDEVYGVDLTDATKKDIRGDGGSIRATDQMIWKFAGATGGTTSVARTAADSWAHWFVYRYSDILLLKAEALAWIERGQEALDLVTTIRTRAGAIDGTSESPDPGSAIDVSNYILNERAREFAFEGKRWYDILRHAKRNNYAHLEIMLDMVAMTAPGSMQQSIINKYKDVRSHYLPINQYELQADKKLVQNPYYQ